The following DNA comes from Salminus brasiliensis chromosome 21, fSalBra1.hap2, whole genome shotgun sequence.
AAGGCAGGCAGCTGTCACCTGTGAAAGGCAGCCAGCTGTCACCTGTGAAAGGCAGCCAGCTGTCACCTGTGAAAGGTAGGCAGCTGTCACCTGTGAAAGGTAGGCAGCTGTCACCTGTGAAAGGTAGGCAGCTGTCACCTGTGAAAGGTAGGCAGCTGTCACCTGTGAAAGGTAGGCAGCTGTCACCTGTGAAAGGTAGGCAGCTGTCACCTGTGAAAGGTAGGCAGCTGTCACCTGTGAAAGGTAGGCAGCTACACACCATTAAAAGACCTTTATCATTTAGCTAGTCTTTAAAACAGGGAGAGAAAATGCTCTACTTATGATTAGTGCTCGTTTACTATAAAGCTAAGACATGTATTTGTGCCTGTAGTGGATGatgaacacaacaaaacatatcAATAGAAACATATGGAAGAAATAAAGTTAATTTGCTGATAAGGTAAAGTCCTAATGCTGTCTGTGATTTCATGAAATgttgaaaatgttgtttttatgtGTGGTCAGGCAGACTGTCTGACTGTGCATGTGGTGTAAACctttatataatacattattaagtagtaataataataataatgtggttggtgtggcgcaatggataacatggcgtttacggcatttagctgacgctcttatccagagcgacttacaaggtaactcatattacagatgAGGGTCAGTGTAGCGTTAGGagcagcacccacagtcacccagatcgggaatcgaaccccagcctgcCACTGAGATACCACTGAGATACCACTGGGCTataacaccatgtgggaggctggggttcgattcccgatctgggtgactgtggtccttgggcaagactcctaacactacactgaccctcatctgtaatatgagttaccttgtaagtcactctggataagagcgtcagctaaatgccgtaaatgtaaatgtagtaataataataatagtattaggATTAGCTCTGTGGTTCCAGCTCCGGGTTGTGGGTTTgctacccgggctctgcaagctgccactgttgggccctctctgctccccgtcTTGTCTTGAAGCTGACTGACAGAAGGCCTAGAATCAGCCTTGCTGCAACACCCACACTCCAGCCAAACTCATCTCCAGCAAGATGGCTTAAATCTGAATTATAATAAATCTACAATATTCCTTTTATCCAAACTCTTAAGCAGTgatcttgctctctctaggtaGCATGTAATACTAGATATGCAGTTAAAGTCCAGTGGAGAAACTCCTTTGTGTCTCTATGATCAGTCATTTATTTGGGGTGATGCACAAAAACATGAATGACCGagtaagaagtagaagtattAAATTATCCTCCTTCTGTTTTTTCCACAGTCTACTCCTTTGACGGCATCCTTGTATTTGGGCTTCTCTTCATTTGCACTTGTGCGTACCTGAAGAAGGTCCCTCGCCTGAATAGCTGGCTTTTGTCGGAGAAGAAGGGCGTGTGGGGAGTCTTTTACAAGGGTATGTTTGTAATGTTGTGTTTTTGCTCACTCCCTGATGGTTTCCagttacaaacaaaaaaatatatgttttttgttattaataaaatattaatataaaaatattgttatatataataaaaatacaaatgggATTTACATTGTTCGTTCATGTCCTTGGTCGTGTTTAGCATAATCCAGTTgtaattattagtaatatttGGTCAGAGGGCTTTTAAATGCTTCTGATATTTGGCTAACATTTAAATTATCACAAGGAGGGCGGTGAGGGTAATGGGGCTGTGTAAGAACCTGCTGATATgattcatatttttaaaataacattttaggaaaactgaatattaaaaaaaaaaacaaaaaaaaaacaccatgcataaaatctgagtgaAAGAAAAGTTGACTTTTTATGTCATCAGAACCGTGGGATCAGAATATGGAGTACAACACTAGCATTTAGTGATTGGGGTTTATAAACAACACAAAACTAACCACTCTCTGGCACCAATATTCAATATAAATATCAATGCTGTTATTGAGACTCAATCCAGTATTGCAGAACATTAAATTGTAATACTTTGATATATTGTAATGTCAgtatattttcttacacccccaGAGGGTAAAGCGTATGAAATAAGGACCACCTGATTTACACCAAAAGGAGAGAATGCTTTTGCTAAAATATTCAATTTGAATTATTTGACATTTCCAAGTTATTGGTAGGGCATATGTTATACATTACATATAGTATGCAAAACCTTGcatctttcttttgtttttatttttcactttgACGTTTGACTCTGGCAGTCGTTCTTTACATCAAATCAAAAATTCATGATTGctagaccagtagaaatgcttcaaaatgacttggaataaaatagttttacattgacttccattggaagttaaaaaggttcttaccttctgtaaaattgcattgagttttttttgcatgacagtgacaatatacaatactataattaaaaatatatactgtcTCTGACCTAATATATTTCCACATTTTCCCCCTCCACAGCTGCGATCATTGGGACACGACTGCACTTTGCCGTGGCGCTGTCCTGTTTGGGTATGGCATTCTACCTGGTCTTTCTGAAATGACAGGGACGGAGCAGCTGCTTGGACACTGTTCGGACAATGTGCCCTGGAACGCCATTAGAAATGGGGTACTGGCAAGTGCTGCCATCTACTGGTGAGGGCGCACACAGGCTCTGCTCCACCGTTCTGGTTCCTGTGTGGACTCCCCATGCACAAATACACACGGTTCAAATTGTGACATATGGTGATCTCATCCAGCAGAGTTTCTCATTTGATCATTTCCTTTAGGCTTGAGGTGAGCAAAGATGACCCAAGGGCAAGATATACAGAGACGTGTCATTCCCAACTGAGGTTTAAACACAGCTCAAATTTAGGGGGATAGAGTAGTAAAATGAGGACATATAGCCTgtgtgtttaattatttatcCTGTAACTGGGTAGAAAGTACCTTTTTGGGCCAAAATGAAGAAacactatgatttttttttttttttttttttttcttttggattGGAAATGCTTGGTGGGTCTTTATAGGTTCGGCTGTACAGGCTGGTCACAGCCTTTTCTAAATATACTCTATTTTAGCTATGCTGTTAATTTCAGTGTATATTATAAACTTCTGTCACTCCTTCTAAGACGAGCGAACTTCAGCTCCAGCAGGTCAACTCTATGGGAGATTTTGGAGGCCTTTAAAACTTGGATTACAAAATGTTAActaaaatatgtgaaaatgtgCAGCGGTTTCTGtcttctgcatctggatttgcACGTGACGTTACTGTCCCTTCCTACCATATCTCTTCCACACAGTGGTCATTCTGTAAATACACAGCCATATACTTTACCTGTTCTGAAGGATCGACACAATATGATGGGCATTGAATGTTgatatttgtaaataaatgtgagaAATATATTACGGGGAACCGTGAGAAGCATCTTAATGATCGGGATGGGTTTCTAAAGCAATACTTTGCTAACTGAGTGGTATTGTCTCCTTTAGTCAGTTACAGATCTAGCAGATGTAAAACAGTCCAGAAAGTCACTCTCTCTAAACGTCGGCTCACGTTGTTCACTGTAATCTGTAATCACTTAGTAAATACCAAAGTGGTCATAGCCTTGATGTCGACGTCGATGCTGTGCTGTTCATATGAAGCATTAATGCTGATCAATATCAAATGGAAGGTTTTGAAAcccttgtttttttgtatttaaaataaagacTATACACCCTTTCATGAGTTGGAGCTCTAAGAGTTTATGTGGGGTTTATGTAGCTGCCTGTGTTGCTTTGAGAAAAGCGCATAGCTCTAGAGATGCTCCATCTGTTTTTGATGAAACTTTGTGTAGAGAATACCCACAACAGTGGTCACCACTACCTCCTTCTTGGAGATTTACCTTCTTGCAGACTTTAAGCAACCCCACCCAACCCCATCCATCAAACTACTGCCAACAGAAGTGCTTGATTAGCTAAAGAAGGTGTTTGATTTGGACTGGAAATGAAACCTGCAACCTTTTTTTTGACTGAAACATAAACTAATCCACTATGCATGGTTGGTAATATCAGAGGGTGCTTATAGAAACCATGTGTCCAGAAAAGCTGAACCATCATACAgctatttatatatagatagatatataggtGTTGAGGTTATTGCAGTCAAAGGGGGCAGTACCAACTATTGGAGCATATTGTGTCCTAATTGCATTGTTATTcattatattttacaaatacttttaaagaacatttcttcagttgtatattaaaatgaattaatgacCATGTGTTTAAATACATAGCTGTCATATTTGTCATTACTTGTGCACTTGCCCTATTTTAGTACTTTAGTAGTTTAGTAGAGAACTTACTTCTACTTAAAAAAATCAACAGCTAATATAATGAATAACATTGCAATTAGGACACAATATGCTCCAATAGTTGGTACTGCCCCCTTTGACTGCAATAACCTCAACacctatctatttatctatctatatataaatttaaatatacacacacacacatatatatataaaatttgttTAACTTGTCATGCTTTCTAGATATACATAGGTAGGCCTTATGGTGGCCCATATACTGATGGGCACATGTCCTAAATTCTTGCACTGTTTGTAAGGATTGAACTTTATTCGAGTAGAATGTTTTACAGTCAAAACCCCACTTACAGCTGTAATAACAGGTCTAAACTATTTCAATGACTCTGTGTCATGTAGAGAGGCACACTCCTGTATTTagattaattttatttacaggCACCAGCTGCAATTGCGGGGCACTGCCACGGGGTGGCAGCCTTGTTGAGCTCTACGTGTAGCAAATTGCAAACAACCAGTGTTTAGAATTTaggatactactactactactaatattaataataataataataaaacaaataaacatgtcATATTAACGTTTAAAGATCATGCAGATCAAACAAAACATCTAACAGATGGTGCAGCATCTCCCTCTCCTGTCATTTATGGCTCTTCTGTTCGCTTTGTTTTTACTGGCTACAGTACATTTAGCAAGTGCAGTTTACAGTCCGTACGCAGTGTTTCCTGTCCTTGctgccccctctctctcgccctctctctgcGGCTGGACCGTCTCTGCAGCCAGCCTGCTGTCTCTGCTGCTCTCCCTGTTCAGCAACATCACGCGACTTCACGCGAGACCGGGGGATCACGAGAACACGCCGTGCGTTCAGTTCACGCAAAACGTGGCAGGCTGTTTAAAAGAGCGGCTCGACTGGATATACGAGCTCAGGTTGAGCCCTTTCACACACAAACTGTCCACGCATGCAGGTTTTTATAGGTTTCAATGATCATAACAGCATGCACATATTAATATCGACA
Coding sequences within:
- the tmem167b gene encoding protein kish-B, whose amino-acid sequence is MTNVYSFDGILVFGLLFICTCAYLKKVPRLNSWLLSEKKGVWGVFYKAAIIGTRLHFAVALSCLGMAFYLVFLK